A stretch of DNA from Bactrocera neohumeralis isolate Rockhampton chromosome 6, APGP_CSIRO_Bneo_wtdbg2-racon-allhic-juicebox.fasta_v2, whole genome shotgun sequence:
AATGCAGAATACATAGAATTGGAATTTTCGAAGTTGAATCGAAACGCAGAATACCAAAGTTGCCAATCGGAGAAAATTTCGATTCGAGTAGAaatgcagaatagggctgatTAAATGAGAATTAATAGACGATCATTAATAAAGAAGATTAAATTTTACCCGTACTGATCACGCAAaccaaatcaataaaaaattttcacctGCATTGCTACCTTTTCTGTTCCTGAGAGATTTTATCTCCACAAGACGCGAAAGTTTGTCCAGCGGTTTTAaccatgaaaaaaaattggataaCGAATTCGATTGAAATTTACGTTTTCAGGGGAATCGATAGACGAAATGGAATGGATAAGAAATCGTTTAAAATGTTGCAGAATTTGTTTGGAGTCGCTACTTTATAACGAGCGCAATTATTTGAGGGCAAACAATCTTCAGTAAAGcctttgaaaaagtagttttattgtcacttcatttaaatttgacCATTATGTATTAGTATTAGAGAGGTTTCTATTTATTGATGAAAGAACTGTCCATGAAATATGTAATATCTACTCCAATTACCGATTTTTGCGTATGAACTCGAAGTTATGTAAAAGTCGAACTTTTGGCGGTTTCAAGGTTTTGGGGATAAGTGTTCTATTTATTCGATTCAGATAGGTGCACAAAATTGCTGGAAACAACGATGCCTTCCTcgctatttgcaaaaatattttttggacaaTTGAGAAAATCAATTGCATTTccaatttcaaaatcaaaataaatactttttggaCTTGAAAGTTAAGGAGTATCCTGAATCACATTGGAAAGGGGTGCTTGTTTGAAAAAAGcaaacgtttaaaaaaatattaatttcagttataattGTCAATTGGGACAAAAATGTTTAGTCGCACTGCTGGGTAATTAACCGGTGTTTTAACCGATAGTCGGATGCGGAGTGGTTTGTCAAAAACGGCCATTGAATAACATTGGATactgtgtgtatatttgtagagtctagaaattttttacatacaaagataccatacatttatataaatatacatgaaATTAAGTACACAAATGGtttaatacacatttttaaaGTCGTTTTAGGACCTAGCGCTAGATTATTAAACTATATTTCAAAACTCCTTCGCTAATATAATGAAGtaagaatttttgtaattacaataaaaaaaattatccaaaaatttGCCTATAAGGTTCTTAATTacgatatttataataaaaaaaggaattattgttgatttcataggaaacttaaaattttgtttcaggtTTTTTTTGTGATAATTGAAATAAAGTGATCGTTGCAATGATAATATATTGTTATACCTGTAATTTGCTTTTCTCACCAGCAAATTTGGTGGATCAATATAACTGGACActcattttacaatattttttcataattaattatttcatacttattgttttaaattatagtttctgtttaaaataattaaatttttataaatataattatatttttacgtacTCTAAATTGTCTTATACTTTGGGTAACTAGCTGTATCAGGGGAAAATCTGTTCAAGTGCAGTTATGTACAAATATagtttctttgtaaaaacactaaattttttttaattaatttaaatataacgctttctaatactttttatttaaatttaacttagaAATTGTGGTTTCTTAACAAACTATTTAATCTGCTCGTTTGTAAAGTTCTGCCTTTACAACATAAatctaacaatttaaaaaacctTAAAATCACATTAAAAATACTTTGGTTTTTATAAAGCAGCGTCTGTCTATATTATTACTCTATACCTGGGATCGCCGaaagtttttcagtttttaaaaatcaagtATTAGGAGTTTACTTTTGTAAATCTCGTtttattgatatatatttttcaaactaaaGTAATATTTCTCAAAAGGGTTATTGGTAACCAAATGCCATGAAGAAGGAAGGAAGGAAGTTCTTTTCTCCTAGAATATGAGTTGAATTATTACTAAATTTACGTTTCAtaagtgaaaatttcaaaactatcagaaaacaaaaaaagcggAGAGGAACAGGCGTTGGCTGCGAACTACGAAATTACGAAGGGAATGATCTATAAAGGTTCAAAGATGTAATATGTAAACTTTTCTAGAAACGAAGTTAAGTTTGCAGCTCCTATTTTTGTTGCAGCCAATAGAAAAAAGACAAAATACCTGGTTGTGTGAGAGTCCACGGAGAAGGTGGAATAGAACACAGGTCGCATTGTATTTCTTTATTAACAATAGATTATATTTCTTTCCATTTTAAAGGGTGGAATGGTGTAGATTGTAAGATTATGTACAGAGTGATCTATCGTAGCTTTCATGTTGAAGGGTGTTTTCAGTATTTATCAATTAGTTTTTTGAAAGAGTTCAcccttgaaaaataatattggaTGGAAATGTTAATTGAAGTTATCGTTTGGAGAAGGGATTTAGTTCTTGAATGGATTCACTTCGAAAATTATCGCAAGCCGACTGCCACAGAGCGTGCCACAGAGCGTGTGGAAGAGTACCTACAATTTAAATACAATGATTTTGGcttaaaaaactattatataacgaggaaataaattaagtactacaaaaaaataagtcCATAGTGAAAACCTTAACTTATAATTAATCGTGTGATGCATATTTTTCTCAAAGGGATCACTTCATGGGCGCGTGGGTATTTCTTCCATAACTGTAagagatattttaaaaacattagttcagcatatatgcatatattcatataaacaaGCCACGTTACCAACAAAACTAACCATCTAAGCCTCCGTCTCCTCATTGGCACCCTCTTGTAGCTCTTCGGGTGTACGCAAATCGATGGCGAACTTTTGTCGGTGTGGCGTAATGTTATCAGTAGGCGATTGTTCACCCGATTCCTTAACGCGTCGTGAGTACTCTTGGAATGCGGCCGCTAGAGCATATGTCAGCTTGCGAGCCATAGCACGACTATCGCACACGAAGGCATGTACCTCGAACGGATTCGGATGTTGTTCGTCTTTCACCACAATCATGGCGAATACTCGAGTGTAGACTAAATCTTGTACACCATACGAAATCGTATCTATCGGATAACTCCAATTATTCACACTCGCTTTTGGTGTTATGATTTCGATGCTAACACCATCGGTTGATACTGTGAGATCACATTGAGGTAAAACTTTCTTAGCGGGTAGATTCTTGGCTACACCCACCAGGATATCGACCGGTCGGCGGGTGAATTTAATACCCCATAACCCACGTGCTACCTCGGAGCCGATGTATTTGACCTGGAAGTTAAGAAAAGTTGTTACAGGAAGagtattatgtaaaaattttaagagtgATGGTTAAAACAGATGCGACGAAAATGGGCGTGGTAGCGCAATGAACTCTAAATATTTTGAGCCCTAAAATAGTTTTATCTTCGATGAATCAAAAGATGAAATagatttttgtatacatattgtTTTTCATGTTGGAGTGAATGGGCTTCGGAAATGAGAGTTCAAGACCATGTCCcatgcaattaaaatttaatgaaactaaaaATGCTGCTTTGATAGATTAGTATGTTGTCGGAAAAAACGATGAGTATGCTTCTGATCGCTACTATTttgaaatcccgaaatttcgggctTTACCAAATGGTCTCTAATTGCATTGGAAAGTTCAGGAACTGTAAATATTTACGAACCcgtgtttgtttatgtttacaGCACTGAAAAAGTGTTcatattgtatgtatttgcatacagACCGTAACTGGTCAGAACATTGCGCATGCGCAGCTACCGGATGTAACGGAGCGCACTTCCACGAATGACTGCCAGACTAACAcgaatatttagtttttcaattttttttgaaaatagaactaaaataataaaataccacGGACGGAGTGTAAAGAGGTAGTATGtgggtatgtatatatgtacatatgtaaagtaaGCTTTACATACGGACCTTTCGAATTTCAGTAGCCCACAACAGTCTAGAATAGTATTACAAGCTTGTGTAAATAATAAAGAGTAATAATTTGTAATCAATTGTTTGCACAAGGTTTTGGATAGCGAGTACACTGGCGAGCATGGGCTCGTAATCGCTATCGACGAAATTTCAATGTGCAGCGATGTGTGTCGCAAGGGAGCCCTGTGGATGGAGTCATTGAGTGGCTCGTCGCATagttatatacatttgtacttaataaatgtatatttataatttcacaaGCTTTTCGCTTATATGCATGGTATATCTCagtgagtaaaaatttatatttattactataaATATGGAATATGAGAATGGTCAATTTTCATAGATAATTGTTTGTTGATATTTAAAAGccaaagtatattaaaaaataaaaaatacggcTAATTTTGTGGCCATCAACGCACTTCCGGTCTGATTTTTTAGCTCGATTTATCTACACGCTTTGGCAATTCAGTTAATTTAGATGATTACTTTGTACTATTTTGTGGTTTATGAtcgtatattaaaatataaataatatttatgaaactttattttataatttgagtACAAAATCGTTCCGATACCGAAAATAGTAATTGTTGAAAGCTTGCAAGTAAACCTGAGAAGAGATCCATGCCCTAAAAGAGATGTTtgctttcttaaaatttataaacgcTTATTATATAGAAGTCGACTCGAGACACAATTTTATAACGGTATATGTATTTTCCTAGTATATCTTCATGAAAGTAAGCTTTTCCCACGACACAGAATTTATTTCGAACcctaaatttgtttttgttgttgtcagctCTGTTATCCAGCATTTACGGACATAATAAAAATGACCTTGGAATCGACTTTTATAACAAAAGAACACCTTCTGTATTACGTCGATGGGATTTGCCTAGCTTTCTCAGAAGTATGTTCTGAAGCTTACATTATCCAACTGCGTAGCTTTTcatactttaattaattcgatttacTTAGGCTACAACAAGTACAAGAGAGTTTTATAAGTccacaaaaattaaacatagtTAAAAGTGTTGGAGAGACCCTTTAACGTCGGAGGAGGAGGTGAGTCAGAGATTTCAACGTAATTAAAGCGCAGGTGTTAGGGGAATATAACATAGGATTTTACTACGCTGCAACTGTTTGGAACATCTTCCATTATACGGGGTCACAACACTTCCAGAAAAAGTCTATTTTCGTTTATCAAAAGCTGGAACATAGTTTCTGATCAATATCGGTAAAGTCGAAATGATTTGATGGGAATATTCCATATTATCAGATTCaattggctttaaattcggttttTCCTTAGTTACTCAATGAACAGTATCTTATTTTAgttctttaaaattaatgacTTGAATTACCTTGAATGTCAATGGCAGATCCTCCACGTTGACTTGCGCTTCCAAATCGGTTGCGGGTGTAGATGTCATGATggtgttgttttattttatagtacAAGAATTTAAGTCAATACTTTAATTAAGAATTATGATTGCTTTTGTACTTGCAAATTGATGTGTTAAGTCAAGGTTTAAACTGCAAATAAAAATGAcataaattgattaattttaatgGAATTATTAAGCATAAGTACAACTAAAGACAAGGCAAAGacttttaaagttaattatagaacatttcttaaatattgttaacaattactaaatggtgaaaaatatatttataaatatttttataatgcaATAAAAGTGTCAATATTTTGGGATCTGTCTAAAGTCAAGAcgaatttcaaaatacaattgGTCTGTAGTTAAGAATTTAGCTTGCCATGAACATTGTGtattatacattatattaaatcatctaattacatatgtacataagtaatacATACGTACTTTAGATACCTACTTGTCTACGCTTCTAAGTTTTCCACCGCAACGAGACATGAAGATGAAGTTAACAAAATTAATGACTTTTAATTCTTATCTTAACAGATAAAATTATTCAGAAATAACTTTAACATTACGGTACACGTAGTAAAAGTTGTTGTTatctataaaaaaatctaaaaatagcGGTAAACACTACTTTAAGAtaagattaaattaaataattaaatttattttctttctaattTTGTAAGGTTATTGCATTTTAGAACAATTAGCAATCAGCTATTCAAAAATACTTAACGAGCACTAAGAAACTTTGTGTGTGATGAGTATTTTCGCCAATGTGGCCcatttgatatttaaaataaaatgtaaataacaaaagatattttcttctaaaatttttttttttataaaagtaactcgtcgagtacatatgtatgtagtagcgCTGAAGACTAGTTTTAAgccataaaaattatatgatgGCGCCGAAAAGTAAACACAATAGTTTTTTACCAAGTAAATTATTGGTAatcaattcataaaattttatggaaCTTATGagcaaaatagaaataaaaatggttATTATTTCAGTTATCGCATGTTTTTATAAGCGTCTTCCTTAATATTACCAATTATTCTTCAATTTGGTTATTCTTCTTAACTgttaactttaactttttttacacaCAACTGATATTAGGGTGGTCACATTTAGTAAGTGattaagttaatataattatagagtcttggaatataaaaaaatattattaaaaaaagcccAGATGTTGTAAAGTATATAATGGCAAAAGTTGTagtatccaaaaatataatgttgtgttaaaaaaaaatataaaaaaattagttttaaaaagcaagatatattttttttgaaagattttacaAGTCATTGGTTTGTTTGGTATATAGGGACTTAAAACTCAGTTGTATGaggctaaaaataattttctgaatATATATTTCGggaatatttataaacaaaaattatcacgAAAATCAGGAACTAAATTCACTTTATAGTTTTTAGgggttataaaaatttgttcgtcaGGTTTTGagttatcttgatgaaatttaatGCTTAGGTGCATTTTGATATCCTATTGATTATTTCGGAATCGGTCAGATCGGACAACCATATCACATATCCcccatacaaccgattattcagattttttaaatttcgcctCAAAAACCATTgactcgaaaccggttttagactcATAGTTCATGTTCAGAATAATCCGTAGAACATTTACCGCATAAGcggttttgtagaaaaaaaatcgatccgctctaatgcatatatatgtaaataattagcATGAttagctgaatcgatttagctatgttAAAATTGGACAGTTAACCCGAGTCGATTATGTGTGCTCAGGTAATGTACCACCCTAATACAAGCATTTACACATTATCAAAAACGTTGTTGAATTTAAGAATAGCTTTTATTGAGCAATGAGTAACTGTAATGAATGTTACCTTGTTATCACTTGTTTTGAAAACTGAACACTTAagtaaatacgagtatataaataCGCGCCTacttagatatgtatgtacatatggtatgtgtgtaaatatgtgggCATATGTAAagctgatatacatatttttaaatacatgtgGTGTGAGTTAGAAAACCATCTAGATAGCGAAAGCTGATCTAttgctattaaattttattagaaaaaaattcattttgagTTCGAAGTTTTGCCATCTTTTTATTTAGTTCATCAATAATAATATCTAGTACTGCATTTGACttatatttgaacaattttttttctttctatctCTCTCTATATCACTCACATGTCAATGTGGAATTTATAAAAACATCCTTAACTTAAATACGGCTTTAAAAGTCATTATTTGCTACCATTTACCAccacttattttaaaaataacatttcttaCCAAATATGAACTTTGAGATCGTCACGCACACGGCAGTCAAATCACAGACTGATTAGTCCATAGTATTcacaattgttttattatttttaacaacaatatttttcacacaattGTATCagcaactatttattttatctatttttaaacaacaattcTATTGTGtccatagttttttttttttttttaatttacgatcTTCAATTGCCTGAGAAAT
This window harbors:
- the LOC126763354 gene encoding uncharacterized protein LOC126763354; this translates as MTSTPATDLEAQVNVEDLPLTFKVKYIGSEVARGLWGIKFTRRPVDILVGVAKNLPAKKVLPQCDLTVSTDGVSIEIITPKASVNNWSYPIDTISYGVQDLVYTRVFAMIVVKDEQHPNPFEVHAFVCDSRAMARKLTYALAAAFQEYSRRVKESGEQSPTDNITPHRQKFAIDLRTPEELQEGANEETEA